In Peromyscus leucopus breed LL Stock chromosome 16_21, UCI_PerLeu_2.1, whole genome shotgun sequence, a single genomic region encodes these proteins:
- the Txndc9 gene encoding thioredoxin domain-containing protein 9, whose product MEGNGSIDMFSEVLENQFLQAAKLVENHLDSEIQKLDQIGEDELELLKEKRLAALRKAQQQKQEWLSKGHGEYRELASERDFFQEVKESEKVVCHFYRDTTFRCKILDRHLAILAKKHLETKFLKLNVEKAPFLCERLRIKVIPTLALLRDGKTQDYVVGFTDLGNTDDFTTETLEWRLGCSDVINYSGNLMEPPFQSQKKFGTNFTKLEKKTIRGKKYDSDSDDD is encoded by the exons ATGGAAGGGAATGGATCCATCGACATGTTCTCAGAAGTCCTAGAGAACCAGTTCCTCCAGGCCGCTAAGCTCGTGGAAAACCACTTGGACTCTGAAATTCAGAAACTGGATCAGATTGGTGAAGACGAGCTGGAACTCCTCAAAGAAAAGAGACTGGCGGCCCTCAGGAAGGcccagcagcagaaacaa GAATGGCTTTCTAAAGGACACGGGGAGTACAGAGAATTGGCCAGCGAGAGAGATTTCTTTCAAGAAGTCAAGGAGAGTGAAAAGGTGGTTTGCCATTTCTACAGAGACACCACGTTCAG GTGTAAAATACTAGACAGACATTTGGCAATACTGGCCAAAAAACATCTTGAAACCAAGTTTTTGAAGCTGAATGTGGAAAAGGCGCCATTCCTCTGTGAGAGACTGCGCATCAAAGTCATCCCCACACTAGCACTCCTGAGAGACGGCAAGACACAAGATTATGTTGTTGGGTTCACCGACCTAGGAAATACAGATGACTTCACTACGGAAACTTTAGAATGGAGACTTGGCTGTTCTGACGTCATCAATTACAG TGGAAATTTAATGGAGCCACCATTTCAGAGCCAAAAGAAATTTGGGACAAACTTCACAAAGCTGGAAAAGAAAACTATCCGAGGAAAGAAATACGATTCAGATTCTGATGATGACTAG